The window AGGCCTTTGGACAGAGTTCACATTTGTATGGCTTCTCGCCACTGTGAATGCGTATATGAGTATTTAAACTTCCGATATGAGTGAAAGTCTTTTGGCATATGGAGCACTGGAAGGGCTTATTGGTAATATGGGAGCGAACGTGTTTGGAAAGGTCGCCGGCATTTAGAAAACTAGCCTCACAATGAGAGCATTGAAAACACTTTGGCTGGAGTGTTGCATTTATGGAAGGATTTGGAACCACACTGCGACGTCCACGACGTTTGGGATTCTGAGCGATTGCTGCGATGGGCGATGGAGGCGTTGGCGGTGTCACAAGCGGCGTCATAGCCGGCGGTATAGCTATAATACTCATTTCAGGTTTTAGCAATATAATCGATGTAGACTCTCGCGGATCATTGATCTGTAAATGAAATTCATTGGGCTTGGAGCTGGCAATTAGACCCCTTAAGGGTTCAGTCTTCGACGAGTTGGAATTTGTCGAATTAGTATTGATGGTATTAATGGTGTTGGCGTTGGTGGTGGGTAAAGTTGACGCCGAACTCTGACTGGAACTTGTTGTTGATGAGGAGCTAGAGCTACTACTGCTGCTACTgctctcatcatcatcatcgtcatcgtcgtcatcatcatcgtcgtcgtcgtcgtctgatGAATCCTGCTCCTCTGTCGAAGAATCAGCACTTTCCACAGATTCGGTTATCTCTTCGTTCTCTTGTAGCTCACAAAGCGGTTCAAATATCCAGCTATAATCTTCACCATCGTCCTGGGGACATTTGTCGTCATCATTAATGTTTTCCGGTTTGATTTCCTCCTCCTGCGGATGCTTGTTATTCATATGCTGATATAATGCCCAAGGATTAACAAAATATTCTGAGCAGCCGGTGCAATGGAAGGTTAAATCCGGTTGAGAAGGAGCGGCTAtcacctgctgctgctgttgctgctgttgggcACTGAATATCGGAGTTATGGTCAATGGTAAATGATGATAATTATGCTTCAATTGCACGGCCATTTTTTCAATCAGAGCAACGAACAAAGACAGACAGAGATCTGTAAAAGGTCAGGTAAAAAATTCTTACATATGCTTTGGTAAAAATCAATTCTTCTTACTCTCACTCACCTCTTATTATCtatgtatttatgtgtatatgtatacttattcatatgtacataaatgttTATTGAGTTGTCTTCAGGTGTTGGTTACTTGTTACTTTTGTTTATGACATTAACATGATTTTTGCGCGTGTAACAATacattaacaaaaaattgcttcCTGTTTTAATTCAACTATTTAATTTccatttgttgctgttgttgtaaaTTTGTTGCATTTTCATTCGAATCGTGTTATAcatgttgtttgtttttccgACTATTCACCGATCCCGTTAGACGGCGGGGTAGGGTGGGCATAAATATAGTACTGTAAATAAAACACTTTTATGTTTACGTCCATAATTTTCTCATAGCTTaaaagcgaaaacaaaaccaaactgAAGAAAACTTTTTCGAATTTGCATAAATTCTATTCACACTGGTTtttcacatataaacaaatataacaatTATAACAGTTATAACAATAAGAGGCGTCCTTTTCGTTTATCGATATGTAACACTTATCGATTAGTGTTGGGTAACCGTTTTTGTTACTATCGTTGAACATCCCAGCTCTATGAAGAAATTCgcattcaattaatttttaactaaAAAGATGACAGAACTATTAATTGATCCAGATATTCGTGTTTGGGTATTCTTGCCCATTGTGTTGATCACATTTCTGGTGGGCATAGTGCGTCATTATGTCTCCATACTGATATCCACTCAGAAAAAGGCCGAATTGACACAGATCCAGGACAGGTAATAAGCGGGTGGAAAAAAAGGGGGAGGGGTCTgcaaatgtaaaattttattgactTTGATACTCTTCTATTTTCCATACAGCCAAGCTATGATACGTGCACGCTTGTTACGGGAAAATGGTAAATACTTGAGTGCCCAATCCTTTTCGATGCGTAAGAATTTCTTCAATAACGAGGAGACGGGATACTTCAAGACACAGAAACGTGCACCAGTCGCACAGAATTCATCGGCCATGTTAACCGACATGGTAAAGGGCAATTTCATCAATGTTCTGCCCATGGTTATCATTGGTGGTTGGATCAATTGGATGTTCTCTGGTTTTGTCACCACCAAAGTTCCGTTTCCCCTCACTTTGCGCTTCAAACCGATGTTACAACGCGGCGTTGAGTTGGCCTCCTTGGACGCCGCCTGGGTCTCATCAGCATCATGGTATTTCCTCAATGTCTTCGGCTTGCGTTCCATTTACACCTTGGTCCTGGGCGAAAATAATCACGCGGACCAAACACAGGCCCAAGCCGATGCCATGACCGGTGCAGCAATGACAATGCCACAGGATCCAAAGGCTGCTTTCAAAGCGGAATGGGAAGCTCTAGAGATTACAGAATATCACAGTGCCCTAAAGAATATCGATGCGGATATGTTAAGCATTGCTTCTGCCTCAAGTCAGTAAAACCAGAACCATTAGGAAGTGGTTTTTATGTTAACTTTTTAGCTAAATTACTAATTAAACAAAACGTATGTAACAAAGAAATTGAGTTTgttaaaataagaaaacacaAATTGTCGACATATTAGTAAAAATGGCAAGAAAtttgcaaatgaaaatgaaatcatATTTAATTCTCACATTTACAGATGATAATCACAGAGATTACCATTGCAGATATATTCTGCTTTAATCAATAATAATGGACTGGAAATTTCGATTATTCCGTCTCTCTACGTAGTAGTAGCAGTAAAATCgttaacaataacaaaataaattaaaaacgagaaataataaaaattttgcttaATAATAAGCATCCTCGGTGATCTCAGTTTGGCCCTCAGTTGCCTCTTCCGCAGCCGGAGACCCAATTGTGGCGACTACCTCCGATGGTCCAGTAGCCGAGATACCAGGTGAAAGAATCTGTGGCGGTGATTTCTTCATCTCGACTACAACAGGTTCACCGTCCACATCCTGGACTACCTCTGCGTGAGCTGCCTTCACTTTGGCCCCGGCATTTTGTCCACGTGCCGTGTTAAGCGGTGATGGTGGTCGAGCCGCTGGTGGAACCTTGAATTGTTTTTCCGGTTTCTTCAAATCCTTGGGTTTGCCCATCAAACGATAATCATTGGGTAACTCAGCCTCTGTGTACAATTTATCAGTAAAATAAATGCGTCGTATGCGCACATTGGCATGAACCTGCAAGGAGACAGCCTCCAAATAGTTCGATCCATAGGCACGACGAGTGAAATCGgccaaattgaattgaatttgattCCAACCCGGTGACATGCCCATTGGCATGGCTGTACAGAAAGGTTTCACAGAGGTCTTACTCTGGAAATTTGATACACGAAAACGTCGCATAAAACGTTGATCATCTTGGATCTAAAAGAAATGTAAATGCAATTATATACAAACCATCAATCAAACTCGCAAATACTCACCTTAACttcgaaacaaaaatatttatgcatattCTTAATAAGTAATACCAAAAAGGGCAACTTAACGCCCAATTGCTCCTTACAGTCATTGGGACAATGTATAAAAGTAGTTGAGACATTCGATCCCATAATTTCAAAGACTAAAGATTTGATATCTTCATCATAAATGCGCTTTATATAACCATTTTTAGTctaagccaaaagaaacaatgTATTTGGAATTTGCAGAGATTTCGATGGCAATATGGAATACTCACATAGGTTGACCACTTTTCCAATGGGGAACTACCCACACTGTATAGAACGGTTAGGAATCCCTGTTGATAGGCATTCcgaaacattttgaaaatattcgTCTcaagatttaaaatatatattttttttctacagTGTCACGTACTATTTATTGTATTAAGTGAAGTTTCGAAAAGCAAAAACGATAACTATGAAAAGAAATGGTCACTAGATTGTAATTTAATTGTAAAATGGATTATAGGTAACCCAATGGGCACGCTCTTGTTCCTTTTCTGTCTTATGAGAGGTGAATAGTGATTTATAGACATCCGTGGCTTTGGGATCCTTGGCTACACTGAAATCCGTTTTCAAGCGTTTCAACTCGGGATCCTGCATGGCATTTATGGGGATGGATCTTTTGATTTTCGATGAAGTAGAAGGCTTCTCCGTCTTGATAGTTATTTCCTTTTCCTTGGGCTCCTTCACTTTGCTGTCTGCGGTGACTGCTTCTGTTTTTTCTTCGTTGGATTTGGCAGACTTTTTGTCCTTCTTTTTGCTCTCTTTCCTCTTGGCTGCCCTCATTTCTATTTTGACCTTCATCAGTTCCACATCTTCTTCATTTCCATTGAGCACTATGACATCCTCCACACAATAAGGCACCAGACATAGTGGACAAGTACTCGCTGTCTTGCCCTTTATCTGTTTAAGTGCCCTTTCGGACATGACACAGCCACAACTCCATAAGGCCACGAAACGGAATTTTCCGGACATTTCTAAACCAATCAGTTTGCAAATGTATGGAGCATGTCGTGTATCCAATAAGCCCTCGGTTTTATCCTCATTGACCTCGTAGGCGGGATTTGGTGTCAATTTTAAGGTTTTAATGTCCTTGAGAGACTTCACATGAGCCGAGGCCTCGGGCATTTTATTGTCCTTTTCCAACAAACGTTCAATCAGACTTTGTTTAGAGTACAAACGGCCCAAGCCACACATGATAATGGGTTCCTCCAGACGTTGCTGGGTCAGGGCACAGTGAAGCCATCGAAATTCACGCTCGGAATCTTTATCTTtctacaaaaaccaaaattatttGCCATCGACTTCAAATGGTGTAAAACAAGTTGCTTACCTGCTCTGGTTTTTGCTTTACGCGCACTAGCTCATCTCTTTTAGGTATAGTTCCACCATCGCAACCcattttgaattatttatgacaattaaaatactttaaaaacaattaaatttgcttaaattttcctttttatttacgtttttcttcttcactATGAAATAGGGATGCAAGTTCATCGACGGAGACTATCGAAACATCTATTCCATCGATAGAGAAAACTATCGAGTAGAGGCACTCACGATGGTTTTGCAGCCCTAACGTTGTGACaattcaaaacaaattttttgaggACTTGCTTAAGGTATAGGAAAgatacaaaaataaaggatAACAGCTATGTTGACAGACACTGACGATGATTTCTTCTTTGAGGAGGATAAAATGTAAGTTTACACCATATATAAACCCATTCTAATAGCATTTACTTAGTCTTTCTCTCATATCGGGTTAACGagtatgccaaaaaaaaaaaatcaataattccCGCACACATATTGTTAGAAATAGGCCAGCAGCAGGTGGGACTGATATTGGGCTAAAGCTCGATAATGATTCAGCCATATTAATACAAATTGAGGAGAACTCTTGGGTGGCCAAGGAGCAACCGAAAGAGGAGGAAATAAAATCCATTGATGCCAACATCCGACAATCTAACGATATTGAAGCTACTGTTGTCCTGGGTCCAACGGTGACGACTTCATCAATGGGCGAGCAGctaaatagacaaaaaaatgAGTTAGATCGTTTGTAAGTGAAAAAGTTGAACTATTTAGAAGATGTTAGCATTTGTGTCATTCAGGAAATTATACAAAATCCCTGGcgtaattaatattttttccgtttccattatGTAGTTTCGTCTAGTTCTAGTGCTAGTTCAAGGCCCTTATCCTAATTATAATTTCTTATTGCAATGTTTTAAAAGGTTTTCCATGGTAAACTATCCTAAAATGACATTGATAGTAATCATGATGCCTTAGTCTTAAATGCCGATCCTAATATAGCTTCTCAGgtatattaaaaaacaaatagataTTAACCATTAaaaaccatacatacatatcataaatatatatacatagtcCTTTATGGCCTTGGTAGAACTGGTTAAACGGCTATTTAGAATATTGCACCCATGGATGTGAGTAGCACTCATTATTCCCCTTTGCCTTTTATAATTTATCTaatcaaaagtttgtaaaattatttgttaaaaatagGGGAATGACAGTTACCACCAATGCGGTGGTCATACACAAGGATCAAAGTAATTTAATCGGCATCAGCATTGGAGGTGGAGCACCCATGTGCCCTTGTCTATATATTGTACAGGTGAGATCTTACATACCAAGTAAACTTATTACTTTATTTCATCTAAAGTAAATATAATGTTTGACATTTCCTTAAAAGTGTCTGGGTAATTAATTGTTCAaacccaaaataaaaattaatagttTTAGAAGAATTTTTTAGTTATGCCTTTAGGCAACATAAAATCCAcagataaaaatttttaaaaatagtaaaaaagCAGGAGGACAAGGAGTACTCATAACATGCCCATTTCCAGTTGGTACAAATGGACCGATGTTGACTTTAATCGTGTCCCAATACGAACAGCCAACAAACCCGCTCATATATCCCGTTGTGATCATGTTGGCTTGCAGTTGAAAAGTATTTTGAATGAAGATCAAATCCAAGGACAAAGTTTTCGTAAACAAGCTGGCCTAGATGGGAGTCCCTATCTTCAGTCTAAGCATCCGCGTCCTAGGAAatctaaaaaaacaaatcgatCACCGGCTGTATGCAAATTCCAACATATCTATGCCCGTCATCGCAAACAAATGATCAAACAATTGGCCAAACATGCACGCCAATTGAGTTCCAATTTTCGTAGTCTTCCTGTGCCCAATTTTCGGCGATTCCATCAACGACTCGAATCGCAGACAATGAAACGGAAATTGTATGCCTCACAATCGGTTACTGTGCCACAAACGCCGCATGTTCTGATAGCCTCCATGGAGGCGATACAACGTCGCTCCTCCAAAGTGCTTGAAACcaggaaaaataaagaaaaaggtTTCATACCCAAAATCAATCATTCAATGTCCCATCTACAACGACCACCATTTGTGCCCCACATTGAGTCTACGATTATCCAGACGCAACCCTTCCACTTGCATACAGCTGAACGGGCAATATGTCGCAAGAAATTCGATGATCATATGAAGCGAATTATGCAGAAACGTTGGCAAGAAGAGATCCACAATTGGTATCGCCGGCAGCACGAAGAGTTTATGGAAAATCGAAAGAAAACTGTCTTCAAGGCAACTCCCAATCCCTGGAAACGCACTTCACCGCCAAAATAAAACCCAAAtcaaatgttgaaaatttaattttcagtCCTACCCCCAcaaaaaatcatcaaaagatTACGTTAATCCACATTTATGGGATTTTGTGGAGGAGGATTCCTCAATTCTTTCtctaataaatataattagaACTTCCACAATGGAAACTTTtgtttaattcaattcaattttatgaCTTTTGCAGGTCTTTGATGGCACTCCGGCAGCTCGTGAAGGATCTCTGCAATCGGGTGATGAACTGCTGGCCGTCAATTCGGTCAGTGTCaagggaaaaacaaaagttgaaGTTGCCAAAATGATACAAACAGCCACAGATGAAGTCACGGTGCATTATAATAAACTCCATGCAGATCCAGAACAGGGCAAATCTTTGGATATCATCTTAAAGAAACTGAAACATCGCATAGTGGACAATTTATCAAGCAATACGGCGGATACTCTGGGTCTATCGAGAGCCATTTTATGCAATGATTCGTTGGTAAAACGTTTGGAAGAACTCGAGGGCACCGAACTAATGTACAAAGGATTAGTTGAACATGCTAGACGCATGCTGAAAGCGTATTACGATCTCCTTCAGACATACAAATCATTTGGCGATTGCTTCACACAGATTTCAGCCCATGAACCCCAGCAGAGGGCATCGGAGGCATTTCGTACATTTGGTGAATTTCATCGAACATTGGAGAAAGATGGTTTGGGcattattaaacaaataaagcCTGTTTTAAGTGATTTGGGTACCTATTTAAACAAGGCCATACCGGATACCAAGCTCACGGTGCGTCGTTATGCTGATGCCAAATTTACATATCTTTCGTATTGCCTGAAAGTCAAGGAAATGGACGATGAAGAACATGGATTTGCGGCCCTGCAAGAGCCTCTGTATCGCGTGGAGACCGGGAACTATGAGTATCGTTTAATCCTGCGCTGTCGTCAGGATGCACGAAGTAAATTTGCCAAATTACGCACCGATGTGTTGGAAAAAATGGAATTACTTGAATGCAAACATGCCATGGATCTGAATAAACAATTGCGTAGTCTTCTCGAAAGTCTGGCTGAGCTTCATAGAAATCTGGTCGAACGTCTGGATTCACTGCCTCCACTGTTTCCCATTGAGGTGGATTTCAAGGAAACTGATTTTCAATACAAATCGAGCACTTTAAAGCCGCAAGAActcgatgatgatgagatcGAAGCAAATGCTCATTCCATGCGCGGATCCAATTCAATTGTCTATGGCATGGAAGCTAATGAAGAGCAACCGGCGGCAATAATCACTGTGGAACCCAAAAAAGATGATCTGGAACAAAATCTAGAGAGTTCTCAAGCAGAATCAAATGAATTACTTCTGAAAGAATTGGGTTTATTCGATGTAAATCTATTGGCAAATCCCCAAACGATAAGCAATCAAAAGATTGCAATATCAGCTCAAAATGATGGCTATGATTTCGATCTGTTTCTAAATCAGGCCAATCAAGGTGGCACAAGTCTGGAAAGAGATTTAATGTCTTCGAATAATGAAGAAACCGATTTGCTATTACAATagataataaatattatatgtttctgttttcttgtatgtttgtttccttttttttctagtacaaaatcattaaattgtgtataaaaatcaaataataataacataaatttgtatataacagttagttaaatatttgcactTGTTGCGATTTTCTATGACAAATCTTACTACATAATAATACAAATAGATATATGCTAGCTAAACCCACAAAATAGCTGCCATAAACCAAATATTGATCTCTTGGCCCCAAACCATAACCAGTATTGGGTTCGACAACAATTATGGTTAAAATAGTTTGTAAAATTAAAGCCACTAGCATATTGATGccaaaaactaaaccaaaacTATCCTCAACTAAATTCTCGGCCACAATTGCCCCAGCCACAGTGATGATAAAGAAGAATATGGCagaaaatataacataaataACATATGTCACCCAGACATTCGATGAATATGATGACCAAATCAATAAGCCACCCAGCAAAGCAGCACAAATTGAATTGATCAGCATATAGGTGGAACGTCGCTTATTTGAGTTCAAGAAACCAGCAACAAAAGCTCCAATGGCACCCAATAAAGTGGCCAACGCTTCCACCCCGCCATTATAGGTACTTAGATGATCCGGGGCTACCTCTTTCCATAGGAATTGTATATAGGATATGACCTAAAAACAAGACCAAAGGTCAAAAATTGAAAGTAAAATCTCTGATTGACTTACCTGCACTTGTCCACAGGTGGCCAAAGCCCACCAAACACTCCATTGCAGGACAACGGGATTGGTGTACGAGGAAACCAAGTGAAACCATAGCAATTGTCCAgcattttttaatgaaaactTTGCCAACTGTTCGCCGTTTTCACTTTCCTTTGGCGTTTGGGTTCCATTCTCAATCATTGGAGCCTGTTTGGCCGCATAGAAATATAAACTTCGCGGCACTTGGGGCAATATCAGAGCCACTGGCAGAGATATCAATTGCGTGGACAGTGATAAAAAATGCAATTGACGAAAATTCAAGCTATCTGTTGATACCAAAATCTGGGCCAGTAAACCGCCCAAAAATTTGCCACTCAAAATTGCAGCACGCGTATGTCCAGTGACCACTTGATAGCGCTCTTTGTCCACTTTGGCATACATATAAGTGTAATAAGCCACTTCGGCGGCTGTGAATGTTCCATAGAAGATTTGTGCGATTTGTAGCCATAAAATTGTTTTAGTCCATATTAAGATTATAAACATAAGGATACCAGCTATGGCCGAGAGCACTATCACAGGTTTATAGCGTACCAAATCGGTTATGAGGAAGACAATTACCAATTGGGATAGAACTGAGTAGGTGCCAAATGGATAGACCTCTTGGTACACTTGCTCCGATGTTAAGTTACGCCAATCTCCAGCTAAATATTCGGTAACAAATGGCTCTGATGGTCGTAATTCACGTAAAAACCCAAAGGTGCATAAGAGCAAAGAGATCTTTAGCCAACTCTCCATTTTTATATGCGCCTCGTCGACGGAAGAGATGTCGTGACCAGACCGAAACGATTGTCAACCGGCAACTGAACATGCTGAAAACTACAAATATATAGTGTAGTCTCCCCATGCCAATGTTTCTCTCTTCCaatctctctctatctcgtCGCCTTAAACAACAGTGCGTATGAAAATTATGCTAACCAATCATTGATAGATATAATTTAAGCACTTGCGCCACTCAAACACAAGCCAGATAACAACTTCATTTCCTTATGTGAGTATTATATTAGtgtattaaataataattattataacaTTGATCTGGGTAATCTTCTTGTTACACAACtcaaaatggaaattttttaACATTCCTATTCGTATAACTTTATTAGTTGAAGCTATATAATTACTTCTTAACCTTGATAGACATCTCTAAAAAggtatattttttaaacattcTTACTcctaaaatgtttaaaaatctTTGAATTTTAGTAaactttcaaatatttttgtaaattctgAATAATATGctataaaacataaatttaaatgtataTAATTCCTTCTTTTGCTTGCAAGACATCTCAAAAACACAACTTTTTAAGCTTTTCTAGTCCTAAAAAATCCTAAAAGTACTTGAATTTatgtaattattttaattatttgattatatttttaaaaaacattaaagaaaCAATCTAAACTTGCAAGATTTCtttaaaaaagtatttttttcaCATTTCTATTTCAAACAAgctttaaagtttttaaatttttatatatgttttaggctttaaaaaatttttgaatatttttttttaaactttcaaagTTGAATCTATATAATTTCATCTCATGCTTGCTAGATTTCTCACACTCTGAACTTTTCTAGTCCTTAAAGAACTTAAAAGTCTTTAAATTGTAATAtctataaaatttcaaaaataatttgatgaaaaacttTATAAGTGAAATCTACATAATTGCATCTAAAAATGacaatttttttaacattCCTGCTCCTAAAAGGCTTAAATAGTTTTAGAAtttgagtaaatttttaagtatttatgAAAATTCTAAAGATTTTGTTATAAAACTTATAAAATTGAATCCATATAATTACTTTTTCTGGGCACTGTTTCAGATTAACGACCTTCAAGAGACCCCATGCTTAGTAAATTCAGTTTTGAACCAATTATATAGATTATAAATTCCAATTACTTTCAACTCAATAACTTAAATTTTATGCAcgtaaaaactttttaataacaataatatgTAGTTAGTTGTTAATGTCGTCGTCAGTCAgcgtttgtttatattttcgTTTCACTGTATTCGATATTCTCTCTATTTAGATTATTTCGCAAATTTGTCAactaaatatgtatgtaaagaCTCATTTGCTCTCACCTTTGCGCTCTTTTTGATTTCTTAAACAGTtcggtttttattttctacaTAAATTCTTAAGTAACGAATGGGTTATTTGAGGTTTATTTTCATGGTTCAATTCATTCAATTGTTGTCCAGTTAATTGTTAGCAATGCGCCACGTCAAATCGATATCTTCTGGAACTGATTTCTCAGTCTGTTGGTGTGGAAATTGATCTGTGATTTAGTATGCCAGACAACACAATCTAAAGCAAAAAGATTTCTTCATCTTATCTGCCTTGGCGTTTAATCTAACAACCCTTAATAAAAACAAGGTTTGTTTACAGTTTCATTGCATTTAAGAAACGATTTTAAATAGCTTAtgcttaatttatttatactattttctttttacatacTCCTCGTAGAGTTTCAATAGTTCTGGACTCGTTCGTGGTTGTACGGCTTTTAAGGCATATTCAAAATGCTGCCATTCCACCGTATCCGCCTCGAAACTATGCTCGAGAGCACGCAAGGCTGCTTCATGGCATACAGCCTGTAATTCTGCTCCCGAGTAACCATCTGTAAGCTCAGTTAATTTTGCTATATCCACATCTTGGGCCAGAGGCATAGAACGCAATTTAATACGTAAAATTTCATTGCGTGCCTCTGCTTGGGGTAGTCCCACATAGATTATGCGATCAATGCGTCCTGGACGCATTAGGGCTTTGTCAATCAGATCTGGACGATTAGTGGCTGCCACTATGGTGACATTCTGCAATGAATCCACGCCATCCATTTCGGTAAGCAATTGTGTGAGGACGCGCTCTTTCACCGAAGATCCCGATGAATCTCCCTCGGCACGTTCACCGCCAATAGCATCGATTTCATCGAAAAATACAATTGCCGGAGCCACTTGGCGAGCCTTGCGAAACACTTCACGTACTGCACGCTCTGATTCACCCACCCACATGGAGAATAATTCTGGACCTTTGATGGAGAGAAAATTGAGATGACTTTCGGTGGCCAAAGCTTTGGCTATCATGGTCTTGGAGCAACCAGGAGGACCAAACATAAGTAATCCTCTAGGAGGTTTGATGCCCAAGCGTTGAAATTTCTCGGCATGCAACAGAGGCcattcaatggcttgttgaaGAGCCAAACGCAATTGGGATTGTCCTCCTATGTCGGACCACAGGACATTGGGGCATTCGATAAGCACCTCACGCATGGCAGATGGTTTAATCCGAGAAATAGCCAATTGAAGATGTTTAAGATAAATTGCTTCATTGGTGTTTTGAGCTTGTAACATGGCCGTATAGATCACCTGGGCGAGATCAGCTCCCACATAGCCATGGGTAATTGCAGCTATTTTCTGTACATCTTCTTCGACCAGATTATGATCCAAGTTTTCAAGCATTTTCTGGAGTATAGAAGCTCTCTCTTGAGGATTGGGTGGCATTATTTCTAGTTCATTATCCAAACGTCCACCTCGACGTATACTTGGATTTAATCCATCAATTTGTGATGTAGTTGCCAGGAGGAAAGTTCTTTGTGCTCTTTGATTGTTTGAACTACTCAGTTGA is drawn from Drosophila willistoni isolate 14030-0811.24 chromosome 2R unlocalized genomic scaffold, UCI_dwil_1.1 Seg167, whole genome shotgun sequence and contains these coding sequences:
- the LOC6642461 gene encoding PRKCA-binding protein isoform X3, whose translation is MALVELVKRLFRILHPWMGMTVTTNAVVIHKDQSNLIGISIGGGAPMCPCLYIVQVFDGTPAAREGSLQSGDELLAVNSVSVKGKTKVEVAKMIQTATDEVTVHYNKLHADPEQGKSLDIILKKLKHRIVDNLSSNTADTLGLSRAILCNDSLVKRLEELEGTELMYKGLVEHARRMLKAYYDLLQTYKSFGDCFTQISAHEPQQRASEAFRTFGEFHRTLEKDGLGIIKQIKPVLSDLGTYLNKAIPDTKLTVRRYADAKFTYLSYCLKVKEMDDEEHGFAALQEPLYRVETGNYEYRLILRCRQDARSKFAKLRTDVLEKMELLECKHAMDLNKQLRSLLESLAELHRNLVERLDSLPPLFPIEVDFKETDFQYKSSTLKPQELDDDEIEANAHSMRGSNSIVYGMEANEEQPAAIITVEPKKDDLEQNLESSQAESNELLLKELGLFDVNLLANPQTISNQKIAISAQNDGYDFDLFLNQANQGGTSLERDLMSSNNEETDLLLQ
- the LOC6642461 gene encoding PRKCA-binding protein isoform X4, which gives rise to MLTDTDDDFFFEEDKMGMTVTTNAVVIHKDQSNLIGISIGGGAPMCPCLYIVQVFDGTPAAREGSLQSGDELLAVNSVSVKGKTKVEVAKMIQTATDEVTVHYNKLHADPEQGKSLDIILKKLKHRIVDNLSSNTADTLGLSRAILCNDSLVKRLEELEGTELMYKGLVEHARRMLKAYYDLLQTYKSFGDCFTQISAHEPQQRASEAFRTFGEFHRTLEKDGLGIIKQIKPVLSDLGTYLNKAIPDTKLTVRRYADAKFTYLSYCLKVKEMDDEEHGFAALQEPLYRVETGNYEYRLILRCRQDARSKFAKLRTDVLEKMELLECKHAMDLNKQLRSLLESLAELHRNLVERLDSLPPLFPIEVDFKETDFQYKSSTLKPQELDDDEIEANAHSMRGSNSIVYGMEANEEQPAAIITVEPKKDDLEQNLESSQAESNELLLKELGLFDVNLLANPQTISNQKIAISAQNDGYDFDLFLNQANQGGTSLERDLMSSNNEETDLLLQ
- the LOC6642461 gene encoding PRKCA-binding protein isoform X2 — encoded protein: MLTDTDDDFFFEEDKMPAAGGTDIGLKLDNDSAILIQIEENSWVAKEQPKEEEIKSIDANIRQSNDIEATVVLGPTVTTSSMGEQLNRQKNELDRLGMTVTTNAVVIHKDQSNLIGISIGGGAPMCPCLYIVQVFDGTPAAREGSLQSGDELLAVNSVSVKGKTKVEVAKMIQTATDEVTVHYNKLHADPEQGKSLDIILKKLKHRIVDNLSSNTADTLGLSRAILCNDSLVKRLEELEGTELMYKGLVEHARRMLKAYYDLLQTYKSFGDCFTQISAHEPQQRASEAFRTFGEFHRTLEKDGLGIIKQIKPVLSDLGTYLNKAIPDTKLTVRRYADAKFTYLSYCLKVKEMDDEEHGFAALQEPLYRVETGNYEYRLILRCRQDARSKFAKLRTDVLEKMELLECKHAMDLNKQLRSLLESLAELHRNLVERLDSLPPLFPIEVDFKETDFQYKSSTLKPQELDDDEIEANAHSMRGSNSIVYGMEANEEQPAAIITVEPKKDDLEQNLESSQAESNELLLKELGLFDVNLLANPQTISNQKIAISAQNDGYDFDLFLNQANQGGTSLERDLMSSNNEETDLLLQ
- the LOC6642461 gene encoding PRKCA-binding protein isoform X1 is translated as MLTDTDDDFFFEEDKINRPAAGGTDIGLKLDNDSAILIQIEENSWVAKEQPKEEEIKSIDANIRQSNDIEATVVLGPTVTTSSMGEQLNRQKNELDRLGMTVTTNAVVIHKDQSNLIGISIGGGAPMCPCLYIVQVFDGTPAAREGSLQSGDELLAVNSVSVKGKTKVEVAKMIQTATDEVTVHYNKLHADPEQGKSLDIILKKLKHRIVDNLSSNTADTLGLSRAILCNDSLVKRLEELEGTELMYKGLVEHARRMLKAYYDLLQTYKSFGDCFTQISAHEPQQRASEAFRTFGEFHRTLEKDGLGIIKQIKPVLSDLGTYLNKAIPDTKLTVRRYADAKFTYLSYCLKVKEMDDEEHGFAALQEPLYRVETGNYEYRLILRCRQDARSKFAKLRTDVLEKMELLECKHAMDLNKQLRSLLESLAELHRNLVERLDSLPPLFPIEVDFKETDFQYKSSTLKPQELDDDEIEANAHSMRGSNSIVYGMEANEEQPAAIITVEPKKDDLEQNLESSQAESNELLLKELGLFDVNLLANPQTISNQKIAISAQNDGYDFDLFLNQANQGGTSLERDLMSSNNEETDLLLQ